A genomic segment from Lutibacter sp. A80 encodes:
- a CDS encoding S9 family peptidase — MKKVSIILFFFISNFIFSQGKFNNEKEIKNIQDYNIEEISKTINETITIFGILLTPKSNYNKILVIVSGTGKISQKAHNYLTEYLLENNIGVFRFDKRGVGKSTGEYNDQPKIYTSDFIEIYRAFEKSKFIKNKKIGFLGHSLGGIVTTLSIEQNIKPDFLIQWSAPIGKPRELLKYQIENGIKNYDKLIIGKNTEERINTINYVYELIDKNPNKTAWELWKIGKKESKKINVNKKAFSNYLMPHNVEFARIDNTKTYQNIDFPTLIIIGKEDVLVDPKESELKLEKIGNPSIEFQKIDGLNHFMTIKGTDWKTNEIYNVDLSFKEFLVEWINENVK; from the coding sequence ATGAAAAAAGTATCAATCATATTATTTTTTTTTATTTCAAACTTTATTTTTTCTCAAGGAAAATTCAACAATGAAAAGGAAATTAAGAACATTCAAGACTATAATATTGAAGAGATAAGTAAAACAATAAATGAAACAATTACAATTTTCGGAATATTATTAACACCAAAATCTAACTATAATAAAATACTTGTCATAGTTTCTGGAACAGGAAAAATATCTCAAAAAGCTCATAATTATTTAACAGAGTATTTGCTAGAAAACAACATTGGTGTCTTTAGATTTGACAAAAGAGGCGTTGGAAAATCTACAGGAGAATATAATGACCAACCAAAAATTTATACGAGTGATTTTATTGAAATTTATAGAGCATTTGAAAAATCAAAATTTATAAAAAACAAAAAAATAGGTTTTTTAGGTCACAGTTTGGGTGGTATAGTTACAACTTTATCAATTGAACAAAATATAAAACCTGATTTTTTAATTCAATGGTCAGCACCAATTGGAAAACCAAGAGAATTATTAAAATATCAAATTGAGAATGGAATTAAAAATTATGATAAGTTAATAATAGGAAAAAACACTGAAGAGCGAATAAATACTATAAATTATGTTTATGAATTGATAGATAAGAATCCAAATAAAACTGCTTGGGAATTATGGAAAATAGGAAAGAAGGAATCTAAAAAAATAAACGTAAACAAAAAAGCTTTTTCTAATTACTTAATGCCTCATAACGTTGAATTTGCTAGAATTGATAATACAAAAACATATCAGAATATTGATTTTCCAACTTTGATAATTATTGGGAAAGAAGATGTTTTAGTGGACCCAAAAGAGAGTGAATTGAAATTAGAAAAAATTGGAAATCCAAGTATCGAATTTCAAAAAATAGATGGTCTTAATCACTTTATGACAATAAAAGGAACAGACTGGAAAACAAACGAAATATATAATGTTGATTTATCTTTTAAAGAATTTTTAGTGGAATGGATAAATGAAAATGTAAAATAA
- the nfsB gene encoding oxygen-insensitive NAD(P)H nitroreductase, with amino-acid sequence MNLKETLNWRYTTKEFDPTKKISDADMLEIKNLLRMSPSSVNLQPWHFIIAETKEGKERMAKGTQGFFHFNEPKVLNASAVVLFCSKVDTDENYYKHIADTDDKNGRFPNEDVKNGFLGAVKAFAGIHKYDLKDLQHWMEKQVYLNIGNFLLGVASLNIDATPMEGIDVKALDEEFGLREKGYTSLVAVSLGYRATSDFNSTEKTPKSRLLESEIITVI; translated from the coding sequence ATGAATTTAAAAGAAACACTAAACTGGAGATACACAACCAAAGAGTTTGACCCAACCAAAAAAATATCTGATGCAGATATGCTTGAAATTAAGAATTTATTAAGAATGAGTCCATCAAGTGTAAATCTTCAACCTTGGCATTTTATAATTGCTGAAACCAAAGAAGGAAAAGAAAGAATGGCAAAAGGAACACAAGGCTTTTTCCATTTTAATGAACCAAAAGTATTGAATGCATCAGCTGTTGTATTGTTTTGTTCTAAGGTTGATACAGATGAAAATTACTACAAGCATATTGCCGACACAGATGATAAAAATGGAAGGTTTCCAAATGAAGACGTAAAAAATGGATTTTTAGGTGCTGTAAAAGCGTTTGCTGGTATTCATAAATACGATTTAAAAGATCTTCAGCATTGGATGGAAAAACAAGTTTACTTAAACATTGGAAATTTTTTATTAGGTGTAGCAAGTTTAAATATTGATGCTACTCCAATGGAGGGAATTGATGTAAAAGCATTGGATGAAGAATTTGGATTAAGAGAAAAAGGCTATACTTCTTTAGTAGCTGTTTCATTAGGTTATAGAGCAACTTCTGATTTTAATTCTACCGAAAAAACACCGAAATCTAGATTATTAGAAAGTGAAATAATAACAGTAATTTAA
- a CDS encoding aspartyl protease family protein: MKLTKLLCSLIIITLLSSCASSKINKTLKQGNIVQEDFKTTIPFEYRKGLIILKVTIENETYDFILDTGASNALSKELAEKLNVTSLGSENITDVHKTSQLLNYTKIDDIEIGGIHFQNTIAAISDFNSGELACLNVDGFIGSNLMRFAIWDFDFKNQIITITDNEQQLNIPADAIESKMFIGTAASQPSIISYINGEKALNNMIDLGNNSTPHLSYLDFVKQKESNKISKYILGSGYTTIGMYGKGEKRDEISAKVDEIKIGNHIIKNKVMKVKDGKTNLGISFFKNYRLILNWEARKVTMIQEGVSNNTALNHFGFIPSFNGNKVFVDFIYNDTAASKVLQFGDEVLQINSIDFTNITDNNKCAFFDKGIMPKGTDEITIKVLRNGETLEFQLKKTLLL; this comes from the coding sequence ATGAAATTAACCAAACTACTATGTTCACTTATTATAATCACTTTATTATCCAGTTGTGCATCTTCAAAAATTAATAAAACCCTTAAACAAGGAAATATCGTTCAGGAAGACTTTAAAACTACTATCCCATTTGAATACCGTAAAGGACTTATTATTCTTAAAGTAACTATTGAAAATGAAACATATGACTTTATTTTAGACACTGGAGCTTCTAACGCACTTTCAAAAGAATTGGCTGAAAAACTTAACGTTACGTCTTTAGGAAGTGAAAATATAACGGATGTTCACAAAACTAGCCAACTACTTAACTATACAAAAATAGACGATATTGAAATAGGAGGAATTCATTTTCAGAATACGATTGCTGCCATATCAGATTTTAATAGTGGTGAACTTGCTTGCTTAAATGTTGATGGCTTTATTGGTTCTAATTTAATGCGATTTGCTATATGGGATTTCGATTTTAAAAATCAAATAATTACCATAACAGATAATGAACAGCAATTAAATATTCCGGCGGATGCTATAGAATCAAAAATGTTTATTGGTACTGCGGCTAGTCAACCATCTATTATTAGCTATATAAATGGCGAAAAGGCATTAAATAATATGATTGATTTAGGTAACAATTCTACACCACATTTATCGTATTTAGATTTTGTAAAACAAAAAGAATCTAATAAAATCTCGAAGTATATATTAGGTTCTGGATATACTACTATTGGTATGTATGGAAAGGGTGAAAAGAGAGACGAGATATCTGCTAAAGTAGACGAGATAAAAATAGGTAATCATATTATAAAAAATAAGGTGATGAAGGTGAAAGATGGTAAAACAAACCTCGGAATTTCATTTTTTAAAAATTATAGATTGATTTTAAATTGGGAAGCACGAAAGGTTACAATGATTCAAGAAGGCGTTTCTAATAATACGGCATTAAATCATTTTGGTTTTATACCTAGCTTTAATGGAAATAAGGTTTTTGTAGATTTTATATATAATGATACAGCTGCATCAAAAGTGTTACAATTTGGAGATGAAGTATTACAGATTAATAGTATTGATTTTACAAACATTACTGATAACAATAAATGTGCTTTTTTTGACAAGGGTATTATGCCAAAAGGAACAGATGAAATAACCATTAAAGTATTACGTAATGGTGAAACATTAGAATTTCAGTTGAAAAAAACGTTGTTACTTTAA
- a CDS encoding ATP-binding protein — protein sequence MINDIIDVSKIEANELKLKYVDCHLKRIIDNIEATFNEVKKQKGKAHIILSSEVPSQYADLVISTDAVRLEQVLSNLIGNALKFTCKGTIKFGFKVSSKDRLTFFVSDTGTGIPKDKLNDIFNRFEQLETRTDKMHEGTGLGLSISRGIVNLLKGKLTVDSEIDKGTTFAFTIPLIKNTSSLVTKDNTTSTVRGLEGMKLLVVDDEPVNIEFFRALFDKLPVTVIYASNGAEALSYYKQDAEIKVVLMDIRMPIMNGIEAAKKMFEINPKALIIAQTAYSMTSDRDKYLNMGFVDYISKPIEKEKLLRKLKYLTYKK from the coding sequence TTGATTAATGATATTATCGATGTTTCAAAGATTGAGGCCAATGAATTAAAACTTAAATATGTAGATTGTCATCTAAAACGTATCATAGACAATATCGAAGCTACTTTTAATGAGGTAAAAAAACAAAAAGGAAAAGCACATATTATCTTGTCATCTGAGGTGCCTTCTCAGTATGCCGATTTAGTAATTAGTACCGATGCTGTACGCTTGGAGCAGGTCTTGTCCAATCTGATTGGTAATGCCTTGAAGTTTACATGCAAAGGAACGATTAAGTTTGGTTTTAAGGTCAGTTCAAAAGATCGTTTAACATTCTTTGTAAGTGATACTGGTACCGGAATACCTAAAGATAAGCTAAATGATATTTTTAACCGTTTTGAACAGCTTGAGACAAGAACAGATAAAATGCATGAAGGCACAGGCCTTGGCCTTTCTATTTCTAGAGGAATTGTGAATCTGCTCAAAGGTAAATTGACAGTTGATTCAGAAATAGATAAAGGGACAACTTTTGCTTTTACGATTCCCTTGATAAAGAACACTTCATCTCTTGTTACAAAAGATAACACTACTAGTACCGTTCGAGGTTTAGAAGGAATGAAGCTCTTAGTGGTCGATGATGAACCTGTGAATATCGAATTTTTTCGTGCGCTTTTTGATAAACTTCCTGTGACCGTAATTTATGCAAGTAATGGTGCAGAGGCTTTGTCGTATTATAAACAAGATGCTGAGATTAAAGTGGTATTAATGGATATAAGGATGCCAATTATGAATGGTATTGAAGCTGCTAAAAAAATGTTTGAAATTAATCCAAAGGCTTTAATTATTGCTCAAACAGCCTATTCTATGACTTCTGATAGGGATAAATATTTGAATATGGGTTTTGTGGATTATATTTCTAAACCTATTGAGAAAGAGAAACTATTAAGAAAACTGAAATATTTGACTTATAAAAAATAA
- a CDS encoding PAS domain S-box protein has translation MKNKDFFIVGIGASAGGLDAIQQLFDNIPVETGMAFVIVQHLSPNFKSLMPELLSKHTSMKIFTAENNQTIEPNCIYLNQKNKNLHIKGKQLILTEKSPRPNLNLPIDIFFHTLGEEHKDNSVGVILSGTGSDGSRGIKTIKEAGGIIIVQEPDSAQFDGMPNTSIATNLVDFILPPKKIAQTLLKIPNYRINLTEEEEEVKSNEVIYYQILELVHKHTSIDFKQYKKNTLLRRLEKRMNIHNFTKLYDYLSYLKGNSKEISLLKQDFLIGVTSFFRDVEVFELLRTKLVPELCNNFESTEDPIRVWVAGCSTGEEVYTIAILLDEYIKRERLNIDYKIFGTDIDEDALEIAGNAVYSPNSVSEIDREYVENYFINDSGNMKVIKRIRERIVFSKHNLLKDPPFIRMDLISCRNLLIYFEAILQKKVLMNFQFALKKDAFLVLGNSESLGHQSKYFKLVNSKWKIYKCVVDTKRMPMEEVLQDRISTLSLKSRETQIQPSFEYRFKQNPENVFYKYMGQQYSPAMVFTDTDFNILFVNGDITTRLSVNQGVFQSNLLRLVSKEMATIIRSGIRKVEKENAEVIISDVDNKIGNQDYFFDLGFRKIIDFEGVGDVYVIHFSNDKQKTPKKTITLKNTEGDGISKQRVAELEDELKENKSQLQNVVEQLETSNEELQSSNEELMASNEELQSTNEELQSVNEELYTVNAEIQEKNRELSYLNDDVNNLLNATEIGTLFLDVDLRIRKFTPALQKHFNLKVEDEGRSIASFASNFPEEYRQTMISDCSNVLENLKSIESEVCDQDGVTFLRRISPFITTDKKIDGLVITFVNISYMLKVEQELRNSEKRYKTVFDTAGLGISTVSTKGQLLSVNPELENILGYSSAELVNMTFPEFTYPDDIEADMAQYTSLMKGDIDSYKMDKRYIHKDGHTIWGQLTVTTAKDEQNNILYSVALIKDISDRKQWEKALLEAKEKAELNEKRYKDLITNVNIGVVVHGRDSGIVFNNDKAGELLGIKTDQLNGVKAIDPRWKFVHEDNTQMAIDDYPVSRVINSKKVLQNQILGAVQEKNDIVWLLVNGFPVVDSNNEIQEVLISFIDITESKNAEQEIQKSEKKFKALFEGISDAVLVHPFQEKGFGKFIECNSIACERYGYSKEELLQLSASDLNSEKLDKEQGHAIKREKLLNQKQQIIEGIHRKKDGTEIPVEINAHIFDYNGVPHIMTLVRDITDRKKAEEEILKEKQFVERIANTSPNGIYIYDIHKGTNIFMNYRYSKILGYSIDEINALSKDEFFTLFHPDDLPAVKEHMAQLILDREFLPIEYRFKHKNGQWLWCYSVDSPFEIDEKGNVKSIIGSFIDLSDKKAFENELKEAKQKAEVANIYKDQFLANMSHEIRTPMNGVVGFADLLDDENIDFETRKRYIA, from the coding sequence ATGAAAAATAAAGACTTTTTCATTGTAGGAATAGGTGCATCAGCAGGAGGATTGGATGCTATTCAGCAATTATTTGATAATATTCCAGTCGAAACAGGTATGGCCTTTGTAATAGTACAACATTTATCGCCAAATTTTAAAAGTTTAATGCCAGAACTGCTCTCCAAGCATACAAGCATGAAAATCTTTACTGCGGAGAATAATCAGACCATAGAACCCAATTGTATTTATCTGAATCAAAAAAATAAAAATCTACACATAAAAGGTAAGCAGCTTATCTTAACCGAGAAAAGCCCAAGACCCAATTTGAATCTTCCAATCGACATTTTTTTTCATACTTTGGGAGAGGAACATAAAGATAATTCAGTAGGCGTAATATTATCAGGTACAGGATCCGATGGCTCACGTGGCATAAAAACCATTAAAGAGGCAGGTGGTATAATTATAGTGCAAGAACCCGACAGTGCTCAGTTTGATGGAATGCCCAACACCTCCATTGCAACTAATTTAGTAGATTTTATTTTACCACCAAAAAAAATTGCGCAGACTCTGTTGAAAATTCCGAATTATCGCATAAACCTCACAGAAGAAGAGGAAGAAGTGAAATCTAATGAAGTGATTTATTATCAAATATTAGAACTTGTTCACAAACATACATCGATTGATTTTAAGCAATATAAAAAGAATACACTGCTACGACGCTTGGAGAAACGGATGAATATTCACAACTTCACCAAGCTGTATGATTATTTATCTTATTTAAAAGGTAATTCAAAAGAAATATCTCTATTAAAACAAGATTTCTTAATTGGTGTGACTAGTTTTTTTAGAGATGTAGAAGTTTTTGAGTTGCTAAGAACAAAGCTTGTTCCTGAGCTATGTAATAATTTTGAAAGCACTGAGGATCCGATTAGAGTATGGGTAGCAGGTTGTTCAACTGGTGAAGAAGTATATACTATTGCCATTTTATTGGATGAGTACATAAAACGTGAACGACTAAATATTGATTATAAGATTTTCGGAACCGATATTGATGAAGATGCTTTGGAAATAGCAGGAAACGCGGTATATTCTCCCAACTCGGTTAGTGAAATTGATAGGGAGTATGTCGAAAACTATTTTATAAATGATTCAGGAAATATGAAGGTTATTAAGCGCATTAGGGAGCGCATTGTATTTTCAAAACACAACCTTCTAAAAGATCCGCCTTTTATTCGTATGGATTTGATTTCGTGCCGTAACTTGCTTATTTATTTTGAAGCCATTTTGCAAAAAAAAGTATTAATGAATTTTCAGTTTGCACTTAAAAAGGATGCTTTTTTGGTATTGGGAAACAGCGAGTCGTTGGGACATCAATCAAAGTATTTTAAACTTGTAAATTCTAAATGGAAAATTTATAAATGTGTGGTAGATACCAAACGTATGCCCATGGAGGAGGTTCTTCAAGATCGCATTAGTACGTTAAGTTTAAAAAGCCGAGAAACACAAATACAACCCAGCTTTGAATACCGATTTAAGCAAAACCCTGAAAATGTGTTTTATAAATATATGGGACAACAGTATAGTCCTGCCATGGTTTTTACTGATACTGATTTCAATATTCTTTTTGTAAATGGTGATATTACCACACGGCTATCGGTAAATCAAGGCGTATTTCAGAGCAATTTACTTAGATTGGTTAGTAAAGAAATGGCTACAATTATTCGTAGTGGAATACGTAAAGTAGAAAAAGAAAATGCTGAGGTAATTATCTCGGATGTTGATAATAAAATAGGTAATCAAGACTATTTCTTTGACTTGGGATTTCGTAAGATTATCGATTTTGAAGGAGTGGGTGATGTTTATGTCATTCATTTTAGCAACGATAAACAAAAGACTCCCAAGAAAACAATTACCTTAAAAAATACGGAAGGAGATGGAATTAGTAAACAGCGTGTTGCAGAATTGGAGGACGAATTAAAAGAAAATAAGAGTCAGTTACAGAATGTTGTAGAGCAACTTGAAACCAGTAACGAGGAGCTGCAATCGTCTAACGAAGAATTAATGGCCAGTAATGAGGAATTGCAAAGTACTAACGAAGAGTTGCAATCGGTTAATGAAGAGTTATATACCGTTAATGCGGAAATACAAGAAAAAAATCGTGAACTATCTTACCTTAATGATGATGTTAATAACCTACTGAATGCTACCGAAATAGGTACCTTATTTTTGGATGTTGACTTACGCATTCGAAAGTTTACTCCTGCCCTTCAGAAACACTTTAATTTGAAAGTTGAGGATGAAGGGCGCAGCATTGCCAGTTTTGCATCTAATTTTCCAGAAGAATACCGTCAAACAATGATTTCAGATTGCTCTAATGTTCTTGAAAACTTAAAGTCTATCGAATCAGAAGTCTGTGATCAAGATGGGGTTACTTTCTTAAGAAGAATTAGCCCATTTATTACTACGGATAAAAAGATTGATGGATTGGTAATTACTTTTGTAAACATAAGCTATATGCTAAAAGTAGAGCAAGAGCTTAGAAACAGCGAAAAACGTTATAAAACCGTATTTGATACGGCTGGTTTAGGTATTTCCACAGTCTCTACAAAAGGTCAATTATTATCGGTAAATCCAGAGCTTGAAAATATACTGGGCTACTCCAGTGCGGAACTTGTCAATATGACATTTCCTGAGTTTACCTATCCTGATGATATCGAAGCCGATATGGCACAATATACCTCTTTGATGAAAGGTGATATTGATTCGTATAAAATGGATAAGCGCTATATTCATAAAGATGGGCATACCATTTGGGGGCAACTTACCGTAACAACAGCAAAAGATGAGCAGAATAATATTTTGTATTCTGTAGCATTAATTAAAGACATTTCGGACCGTAAACAATGGGAAAAAGCTTTATTGGAGGCCAAAGAAAAAGCAGAGCTGAACGAAAAACGCTATAAAGATCTGATTACTAATGTAAATATTGGAGTGGTTGTACATGGTAGAGATTCTGGCATTGTATTTAATAATGATAAAGCTGGAGAGTTATTAGGCATAAAAACAGACCAGTTAAATGGGGTGAAAGCCATTGATCCGCGCTGGAAATTTGTACATGAAGACAACACTCAAATGGCAATAGATGATTATCCAGTAAGCAGGGTAATCAATAGTAAAAAAGTATTACAAAATCAAATACTCGGAGCTGTACAGGAAAAGAATGATATAGTATGGCTTTTGGTCAATGGTTTTCCTGTTGTTGATTCCAACAACGAAATACAAGAGGTACTTATTAGTTTTATTGACATTACGGAAAGTAAAAATGCGGAGCAAGAAATTCAAAAATCAGAAAAAAAATTCAAAGCTTTATTTGAAGGTATTAGTGATGCGGTATTGGTGCATCCATTCCAAGAAAAAGGATTCGGGAAATTTATTGAGTGTAATTCAATTGCCTGTGAACGTTATGGATACTCAAAAGAAGAATTACTCCAGTTGTCGGCTAGCGACTTAAATAGTGAAAAACTGGATAAAGAACAGGGCCATGCAATTAAGCGTGAAAAATTGCTAAATCAAAAACAGCAAATTATAGAGGGAATACACAGAAAGAAGGATGGAACTGAAATTCCTGTGGAAATTAACGCACATATTTTTGATTATAATGGAGTACCACATATTATGACCCTTGTCAGGGATATTACTGACCGTAAAAAAGCAGAAGAAGAGATTTTAAAAGAAAAGCAGTTTGTAGAACGCATTGCCAATACTTCGCCAAATGGTATCTACATTTACGATATTCATAAAGGCACCAATATATTTATGAATTATAGATATAGTAAAATATTAGGTTATAGTATTGATGAAATAAATGCATTATCAAAAGATGAATTTTTTACTCTTTTTCATCCCGATGATTTGCCTGCAGTAAAAGAACACATGGCACAGCTTATTTTAGACCGTGAGTTCCTGCCAATTGAATATCGTTTTAAGCATAAGAACGGACAATGGTTGTGGTGTTATTCCGTAGATTCTCCTTTTGAAATAGATGAGAAAGGAAATGTTAAAAGTATTATTGGTTCATTTATTGATTTAAGTGATAAAAAAGCTTTTGAAAACGAATTAAAAGAAGCCAAACAAAAAGCCGAAGTGGCTAATATATACAAGGATCAGTTTTTGGCAAATATGAGTCATGAGATACGTACACCTATGAATGGTGTTGTAGGCTTTGCTGATCTGCTAGATGATGAGAACATAGACTTTGAAACACGAAAAAGATATATAGCATAG
- a CDS encoding DUF4437 domain-containing protein: MKSITYLTLILGFLVSYNNPKIEEKQTENTVSESIENPTNKIGLSSDIIWEQMNPARGDKSPLAGTIWGDRKAEVPTGYIGKFVDGFSSPPHIHNVTYRAIVMKGLIHNDDPAAESMWMPVGSFWTQPAGESHITAAKGEGTMAYIEIDNGPYLVKPTTESFDNGERPINVDASNIIWLDHSQTNWISTNNQSKISFLWGNANHMRGVFVKLPKNFKGNIYSKGTVFYGVIIDGNVDYKMPNANASTNLNAGSYFESTGNSSHEISTTEEALIYIRTNDKIEIK; encoded by the coding sequence ATGAAATCAATCACTTATTTAACCTTAATTCTTGGGTTTCTTGTTTCGTACAACAATCCAAAAATAGAAGAAAAACAGACAGAAAATACTGTTTCCGAATCTATAGAAAACCCAACCAATAAAATTGGTTTAAGTTCTGATATTATTTGGGAACAAATGAACCCCGCAAGAGGAGATAAAAGTCCTTTGGCTGGAACAATTTGGGGAGATAGAAAAGCCGAAGTTCCAACTGGATATATAGGGAAATTTGTAGATGGATTTTCATCACCACCTCATATTCATAATGTAACGTATCGAGCAATTGTAATGAAAGGATTAATACATAATGACGACCCAGCAGCCGAAAGTATGTGGATGCCTGTTGGCTCATTTTGGACACAACCTGCTGGTGAATCACATATAACAGCTGCCAAAGGAGAAGGAACAATGGCGTATATCGAAATCGATAATGGCCCTTATTTAGTAAAACCAACTACTGAATCTTTTGATAATGGGGAACGCCCAATTAATGTTGATGCTTCTAATATTATTTGGCTCGATCATTCCCAAACAAATTGGATTTCAACTAATAACCAATCAAAAATTAGTTTTTTATGGGGAAATGCAAACCATATGCGTGGCGTTTTTGTAAAACTTCCTAAGAATTTTAAAGGAAATATTTACAGTAAAGGAACTGTTTTTTATGGCGTAATTATAGATGGGAATGTTGATTATAAAATGCCTAATGCCAATGCTTCAACAAACTTAAACGCTGGAAGTTATTTTGAATCAACAGGAAATAGTTCACACGAAATTTCAACAACTGAGGAAGCTTTAATTTACATTAGAACTAACGACAAAATTGAAATAAAATAA
- a CDS encoding helix-turn-helix domain-containing protein encodes MLKFKGKEYPCCASLTMGVIGGKWKTVILYHLMEKTLRYNELRKEMPTVTERTLSLQLKALEEDGLIKRRVYTSKPPLKVEYSLTDFGKTLIPLIQSIADWGDSVVKNYS; translated from the coding sequence ATGCTCAAATTTAAAGGTAAAGAATATCCTTGTTGTGCAAGTTTAACAATGGGAGTTATTGGAGGAAAATGGAAAACGGTTATTTTATATCATTTAATGGAAAAAACCTTACGCTATAATGAATTAAGAAAAGAAATGCCTACCGTTACTGAACGAACATTGAGCTTACAGCTAAAGGCATTAGAAGAAGATGGTTTAATAAAAAGGAGGGTTTATACATCAAAACCTCCGTTAAAAGTAGAATATTCCTTAACTGATTTTGGTAAAACTCTAATTCCGTTAATCCAATCCATTGCTGATTGGGGAGATTCTGTGGTTAAAAATTATTCTTAA
- a CDS encoding VOC family protein, whose product MSIFHFAFKVKDIESTRKFYIEILGCKEGRSTKSWIDFDFFDNQLSAHVSNKFPELDYCGKVDGINVPIPHFGCLLEKSEFERVEKKLKSEKIDFIVKPQKRYEGKVGEQMTMFVFDYSGNSIEFKSFSNNNEVFSE is encoded by the coding sequence ATGAGTATATTTCATTTCGCTTTTAAAGTAAAAGACATTGAGTCGACACGAAAATTTTATATAGAAATTTTAGGATGTAAAGAAGGAAGGTCTACTAAATCTTGGATTGATTTTGATTTTTTCGACAATCAATTATCTGCTCACGTTAGTAATAAATTTCCTGAATTGGATTATTGTGGAAAAGTAGACGGAATAAATGTTCCAATTCCTCATTTTGGGTGTTTATTAGAAAAAAGTGAGTTTGAAAGAGTTGAAAAGAAATTGAAATCGGAAAAAATTGATTTTATAGTTAAACCACAAAAGAGGTACGAAGGAAAGGTTGGAGAACAGATGACAATGTTTGTTTTTGATTATAGTGGAAACTCTATAGAATTTAAATCATTTTCAAATAATAATGAGGTGTTTTCCGAATAA